The Verrucomicrobiia bacterium genome includes a region encoding these proteins:
- a CDS encoding DUF1501 domain-containing protein, with amino-acid sequence MPGQCPVDEHRLHRRLFLKGLAGGGLASVASFSGLFENAAFAEATRKSGRHCILLWLCGAPSQFETWDPKPGRPTGGPFGSIPTRIPGVHFSSLMPQCASMADRLNIVRSMKTAQPEHLQAINLLQRGNPERAGFTRPTLGSALSEAIGRLDAPIPNFIFIDPIPGGNEFEAFKAGNWAGWLGAEHAPVRIGGDYSRVVQSATDAIPEHDRETRETLRRFLTAKFERDRGSGVARSQNAAFERMRGMAASAPLFDLERLPAKDRERYGPGSFAQHALLARHLVEHGAPFVMVANGMNWDNHVFQHEIHQMLVPELDRVLFHLVHDLEERGLLESTLVIAMGEFGRTPWLNAARGRDHYPDAWSLMMTGCGLKRGVVTGATDADGVDVIERPYDEQNLFATIFTALGIDPHAEYDLPGMPTFRRVEDRAKPIRELLA; translated from the coding sequence ATGCCCGGCCAATGTCCGGTGGACGAACATCGGCTGCATCGGCGGTTGTTTCTGAAGGGACTGGCCGGGGGCGGCCTGGCGTCGGTGGCGAGCTTCTCGGGGCTGTTCGAAAACGCCGCCTTTGCCGAGGCGACCCGGAAGTCCGGGCGGCATTGCATCCTGCTGTGGCTTTGCGGGGCGCCGAGCCAGTTCGAGACGTGGGATCCGAAGCCGGGGCGCCCGACCGGAGGGCCGTTCGGGAGCATTCCGACCCGGATCCCGGGGGTCCATTTCTCGTCGCTGATGCCGCAGTGCGCCTCGATGGCCGACCGGCTGAACATCGTGCGGAGCATGAAGACCGCGCAACCGGAGCATCTGCAGGCGATCAACCTGCTGCAGCGCGGGAACCCGGAGCGGGCGGGCTTCACGCGGCCGACACTGGGAAGCGCGCTGTCGGAGGCGATCGGGCGGCTCGACGCGCCCATCCCGAACTTCATCTTCATCGATCCGATCCCGGGCGGGAACGAGTTCGAAGCCTTCAAGGCGGGCAACTGGGCGGGATGGCTCGGAGCGGAGCACGCGCCGGTGCGGATCGGCGGCGATTATTCCCGCGTCGTGCAAAGCGCGACCGACGCCATCCCCGAGCACGACCGGGAAACGCGGGAGACGTTGCGCCGGTTCCTGACCGCCAAGTTCGAGCGGGACCGTGGAAGCGGGGTGGCACGCAGCCAGAATGCGGCGTTCGAACGGATGCGCGGGATGGCGGCGAGCGCGCCGCTGTTCGATCTGGAGCGACTGCCGGCGAAGGACCGGGAGCGGTACGGTCCGGGGAGCTTCGCCCAGCACGCCCTGCTGGCGCGGCACCTGGTCGAGCACGGGGCGCCGTTCGTCATGGTCGCCAACGGGATGAACTGGGACAACCACGTCTTCCAGCACGAGATCCACCAGATGCTGGTGCCTGAACTGGACCGGGTGCTGTTCCACCTTGTCCACGACCTCGAGGAGCGCGGGCTGCTCGAATCGACGCTGGTGATCGCCATGGGTGAATTCGGCCGGACCCCCTGGCTCAACGCGGCGCGCGGGCGGGACCATTATCCCGATGCCTGGAGCCTGATGATGACCGGGTGCGGCTTGAAGCGGGGCGTGGTGACGGGCGCGACGGATGCCGATGGCGTGGACGTGATCGAGCGGCCGTACGACGAGCAGAACCTGTTTGCCACGATCTTCACGGCGCTGGGGATCGATCCCCATGCCGAGTATGACCTGCCCGGAATGCCCACCTTCCGCCGGGTCGAGGACCGGGCGAAACCCATTCGTGAACTGCTGGCCTGA
- a CDS encoding DUF1549 domain-containing protein, which produces MRRLASILIACWAGYLPAGEGSEASALWSGGVQRLLDVHCVKCHGPIERKSGLELDTPEAIWKGGYDGAVVVPGVPEQSRLYTYLAPDSDPHMPPRKQLTEAEQETIRAWIVALGGEEGSPERVEESEPERAFASVEEAIDGFLSETWAARGIEPAPDLDDRTWLRRVYLDLAGRIPRGDEVEAFMAAPGTVAEKRAERVDRLLGSDEHAVRLRELWDVFLMGRVRRESHEVRRRDRGWWAYLERAFREDRPWNDVVRELLVARSSGEEDRGASWFLFERRNDHQAIAEAVSPVVYGVRIDCAQCHDHALAREIKQAHYWGLVAAFARSRNVEGTGDVGESAVGGHANFTNLEKESQPARVVLLDGRVLDDALDDAPVEGDTTGEDRDALYVDPEAKVRVPKHSRRATFAEAVTRDNPRLARAMVNRLWAVLFGRGIVQPVDEMTERNVPGHPELLEWLAEDFAGNGYRVRRVIRGMVLSRAYGLARADVPEGTFAGAGERPLTAEQLARSWRVALGLSPEDDALRRAVAAAMPDVLPEMYAASYQQAQFLSHAPELEALLEPGPGSAAERLAAVPEVAVRVREAFLWVHGREPDAEEAAGAAAFLLGREDRPETATRDLLWALLNSAEFLVMP; this is translated from the coding sequence ATGCGACGCCTTGCCTCCATTCTGATTGCCTGCTGGGCCGGCTACCTGCCTGCAGGCGAGGGGTCGGAGGCCTCGGCCCTGTGGTCGGGCGGGGTGCAGCGGCTGCTCGACGTCCATTGCGTGAAGTGCCACGGGCCGATCGAGCGGAAGAGCGGGCTCGAACTCGACACCCCGGAGGCGATCTGGAAGGGGGGGTACGACGGGGCGGTGGTGGTGCCGGGGGTGCCGGAGCAGAGCCGTCTCTACACCTACCTGGCGCCGGATTCCGACCCGCACATGCCGCCGCGCAAGCAGTTGACCGAGGCGGAGCAGGAGACGATCCGCGCGTGGATTGTGGCGTTGGGTGGGGAGGAAGGTTCTCCGGAACGGGTGGAGGAGTCGGAGCCGGAGCGGGCCTTCGCGTCGGTGGAGGAGGCCATTGACGGGTTTCTTTCGGAAACGTGGGCGGCGCGGGGGATCGAACCGGCGCCGGACCTGGATGACCGGACCTGGCTGCGGCGGGTGTACCTCGACCTGGCGGGTCGGATTCCGCGGGGCGACGAGGTGGAGGCGTTCATGGCGGCGCCGGGAACCGTGGCGGAGAAGCGGGCTGAACGGGTGGACCGGCTGCTCGGTTCGGACGAGCATGCGGTGCGCCTGAGGGAATTGTGGGATGTCTTCCTGATGGGCCGGGTGCGGCGGGAGAGTCACGAGGTGCGGCGTCGCGACCGCGGCTGGTGGGCGTACCTGGAGCGGGCGTTCCGGGAGGACCGGCCCTGGAACGACGTGGTGCGGGAGCTTCTGGTCGCGCGATCGTCGGGTGAGGAGGACCGGGGGGCGTCGTGGTTTCTGTTCGAGCGGCGCAACGATCACCAGGCGATCGCGGAAGCGGTCTCCCCGGTGGTGTACGGCGTGAGGATCGACTGCGCGCAGTGCCACGACCACGCGCTGGCCCGGGAGATCAAGCAGGCGCACTACTGGGGGCTGGTGGCGGCGTTTGCCCGGAGCCGGAACGTGGAAGGCACCGGAGACGTCGGGGAATCGGCGGTCGGCGGGCACGCGAACTTCACCAATCTCGAGAAGGAATCCCAACCGGCCCGGGTCGTTCTTCTCGACGGCCGGGTGCTGGACGATGCGCTGGACGATGCGCCGGTCGAAGGAGACACGACCGGGGAGGACCGGGATGCCCTGTATGTGGATCCGGAAGCGAAGGTGCGGGTTCCGAAACATTCCCGGCGGGCGACGTTTGCGGAGGCGGTCACGCGCGACAACCCGCGGCTGGCGCGGGCGATGGTCAACCGGCTCTGGGCCGTGCTGTTCGGTCGGGGCATCGTGCAGCCGGTGGACGAAATGACGGAGCGGAACGTGCCGGGTCATCCGGAGTTGCTGGAATGGTTGGCGGAGGATTTTGCGGGGAACGGGTACCGGGTGCGCCGGGTGATCCGGGGGATGGTTCTGAGCCGCGCCTACGGACTGGCCCGGGCGGACGTGCCGGAAGGGACGTTCGCGGGAGCGGGGGAGCGGCCGCTGACCGCCGAGCAACTGGCGAGGTCGTGGCGGGTGGCGTTGGGGTTGAGCCCGGAGGACGACGCGCTGCGCCGGGCGGTGGCGGCGGCGATGCCGGACGTGCTGCCCGAGATGTATGCGGCCAGCTACCAGCAGGCGCAGTTCCTGTCGCATGCGCCGGAACTGGAGGCGTTGCTGGAACCGGGACCGGGGAGTGCGGCAGAGCGTCTGGCGGCCGTGCCGGAGGTGGCCGTGCGGGTGCGGGAGGCCTTTCTGTGGGTGCATGGGCGGGAGCCGGATGCCGAGGAGGCGGCGGGCGCGGCAGCCTTCCTGCTGGGGCGGGAGGACCGGCCGGAGACGGCGACGCGCGACCTGTTGTGGGCCCTGCTGAACAGCGCCGAATTCCTGGTGATGCCGTGA
- a CDS encoding serine/threonine protein kinase: protein MDTIPSPTCPACGTEIPADAPQALCPRCALGGAAAPTDSATARGEPPSLDAVRAAFPQLEILGLLGAGGMGFVFQARQPHLERLVALKLLPVPLAADPHFSERFLREGRLLARLAHPGIVSVHDFGQAGGFAYLLMEYVDGVNLRVAMNAGRFTPAEALALVPGICEALQYAHERGVLHRDIKPENLLLDAQGRVKIADFGIAKLVGAPARGGTLTASGARLGTPQYMAPEQIEQPAAVDHRADIYSLGVVFYEMLTGELPLGRFAPPSRKTPLDARVDRIVLRALAKERELRQQSAAEVKTEVEGLAAPEGRTATISGNEGSDATAPAGARPSEYKSARTLFGLPLLHIVRGSDPVTGRVREARGIVAIGGHATGVLAIGGLARGAIAFGGVAFGLFAFGGLAFGVATVGGLAVGLFSFGGLAVGLILALGGVAAGWNGFGGLVVAHQGIGGFMAVGHRLPATGAAGTLIRSLPWLWIPIVPLSLVPGLVSAWAYRKLDRAGAGPRPNPWPHEPHRRR, encoded by the coding sequence ATGGACACCATCCCTTCGCCCACCTGCCCCGCCTGCGGCACCGAAATCCCGGCCGACGCGCCACAAGCCCTCTGCCCGCGCTGTGCCCTCGGCGGCGCCGCCGCCCCTACCGACTCCGCCACGGCCCGCGGCGAACCGCCCTCGCTCGACGCCGTGCGCGCCGCGTTCCCCCAGCTCGAAATCCTGGGCCTGCTCGGTGCGGGCGGCATGGGCTTCGTCTTCCAGGCCCGCCAGCCGCATCTCGAACGGCTGGTGGCTCTGAAGCTCCTTCCCGTTCCCCTCGCCGCGGACCCGCACTTCTCCGAACGCTTCCTACGCGAGGGCCGTCTGCTCGCACGCCTGGCCCATCCCGGCATCGTCAGCGTGCATGACTTCGGACAGGCCGGCGGCTTCGCCTACCTCCTGATGGAATACGTGGACGGCGTGAACCTCCGGGTAGCCATGAACGCCGGACGGTTTACGCCCGCCGAGGCTCTCGCGCTGGTGCCCGGAATCTGCGAGGCCCTCCAGTACGCGCATGAACGGGGTGTCCTTCACCGCGACATCAAACCGGAAAACCTGCTGCTCGACGCGCAGGGCCGCGTGAAGATCGCCGACTTCGGCATCGCCAAGCTGGTCGGCGCCCCGGCCCGCGGGGGCACCCTCACCGCCAGCGGAGCACGCCTCGGCACACCCCAGTACATGGCGCCCGAGCAGATCGAGCAGCCCGCCGCCGTGGACCATCGCGCCGACATTTACAGCCTGGGCGTGGTCTTCTACGAGATGCTCACAGGCGAACTGCCCCTGGGCCGCTTCGCGCCGCCGTCCCGGAAGACACCGCTCGACGCACGCGTGGACCGGATCGTGCTGCGTGCGCTGGCCAAGGAACGCGAACTGCGCCAGCAGAGTGCCGCCGAGGTGAAAACCGAGGTGGAAGGACTCGCCGCTCCGGAGGGGCGGACTGCCACGATTTCAGGCAACGAGGGCTCCGACGCGACCGCCCCCGCAGGAGCCCGCCCCTCCGAGTACAAGTCCGCCCGCACGCTCTTCGGCCTCCCGCTGCTGCACATCGTTCGCGGATCGGATCCCGTCACGGGGCGGGTTCGCGAGGCGCGCGGCATCGTGGCGATCGGTGGCCATGCGACGGGCGTCCTGGCCATCGGCGGGCTGGCACGGGGTGCCATCGCCTTCGGCGGCGTGGCGTTCGGCCTCTTCGCGTTCGGCGGTCTGGCATTCGGCGTCGCCACCGTGGGCGGACTGGCCGTGGGCCTGTTCAGCTTCGGCGGGCTGGCCGTGGGACTGATCCTGGCACTGGGCGGCGTTGCGGCCGGATGGAACGGGTTTGGCGGGTTGGTGGTGGCGCACCAGGGCATCGGCGGATTCATGGCCGTCGGCCACCGGCTGCCGGCCACCGGTGCGGCAGGAACACTCATCCGCTCGCTGCCGTGGCTGTGGATTCCCATCGTGCCGCTCTCGCTGGTGCCTGGACTGGTGTCGGCGTGGGCATACCGGAAGCTGGATCGGGCCGGAGCCGGCCCGCGCCCGAACCCCTGGCCGCACGAACCGCATCGGCGCCGCTGA
- a CDS encoding sigma-70 family RNA polymerase sigma factor, giving the protein MAATATQTAFAPTRWSLVLAAQGDAPSARVALGELCEAYWPAVIRFLRREGRDADAAQELAQEFFARVLAGPGFAGADPARGRFRSFLLGALKHFLADTRKHDRRLKRAAERVPFHAPDDATAAAAEPVAPADAGDAFFDRAWALAVMDRALAALAAEAAAAGRAEHFATLKPWLAGGAADLTQAAAAAQLGMGEGAVKVAIHRLRRRFRQWVRAEVAQTLGPGDHVDEELRYLVDVLAKAQQRAGESGSDL; this is encoded by the coding sequence GTGGCAGCAACCGCCACCCAAACCGCCTTCGCCCCCACACGATGGTCGCTCGTGCTGGCGGCGCAGGGCGACGCGCCCTCCGCGCGGGTTGCGCTGGGCGAACTCTGCGAGGCGTACTGGCCGGCCGTCATCCGCTTCCTGCGCCGCGAGGGCCGCGACGCCGATGCCGCGCAGGAACTGGCGCAGGAGTTCTTTGCCCGCGTGCTTGCGGGCCCGGGCTTCGCCGGGGCGGATCCGGCCCGCGGTCGCTTCCGAAGCTTCCTGCTCGGCGCGCTCAAACACTTCCTTGCCGACACACGAAAGCACGACCGGCGGCTGAAACGCGCCGCGGAACGGGTGCCGTTCCATGCACCCGACGACGCCACCGCAGCCGCCGCTGAACCCGTCGCGCCGGCGGACGCGGGCGACGCCTTCTTCGACCGGGCCTGGGCGCTGGCGGTGATGGACCGCGCCCTTGCGGCGCTGGCGGCCGAGGCGGCGGCGGCCGGACGGGCGGAACACTTCGCCACGCTCAAACCCTGGCTCGCCGGCGGTGCGGCAGACCTGACGCAGGCGGCGGCCGCGGCGCAGCTCGGGATGGGCGAGGGCGCGGTGAAGGTGGCCATTCACCGCCTGCGCCGGCGCTTCCGCCAGTGGGTCCGTGCCGAAGTCGCCCAAACCCTCGGCCCCGGCGACCATGTGGACGAAGAACTGCGCTACCTGGTGGACGTGCTGGCCAAGGCACAGCAGCGGGCCGGAGAGTCGGGGTCAGATCTCTGA